In a genomic window of Gloeocapsopsis dulcis:
- a CDS encoding MarR family winged helix-turn-helix transcriptional regulator → MTRQAVNRTLAGQAIEDLIVEIVATFFLLRAEGMRIGVVSPSGEGYWSVLRILKMNGAQTVPQIARYRYVPRQSIQKLANEMLEDGVIELVNNPAHKRSKLLRLTPKGDAVFQELSDRIATLSETLAEQGDAAQLQNAVGVVKHLHAQLRAMLNQ, encoded by the coding sequence ATGACAAGACAGGCAGTCAATAGAACTCTTGCAGGACAGGCGATCGAAGACTTAATCGTTGAAATTGTGGCAACCTTTTTTCTACTGCGGGCGGAAGGAATGCGAATAGGAGTGGTTTCACCATCAGGAGAGGGCTACTGGAGTGTTTTGCGAATTCTCAAGATGAATGGCGCTCAAACTGTGCCGCAGATTGCCCGATATCGTTACGTGCCCCGCCAGAGTATTCAAAAACTCGCCAACGAAATGCTAGAGGATGGGGTAATTGAGTTGGTGAATAATCCCGCCCACAAGCGATCAAAACTCTTGCGCCTCACACCGAAGGGAGATGCCGTTTTTCAAGAATTGAGCGATCGCATTGCCACACTCTCTGAAACCCTAGCAGAACAGGGAGATGCAGCCCAGTTACAAAATGCAGTCGGTGTTGTCAAACATTTGCACGCACAACTCAGAGCAATGTTGAATCAGTAG